DNA from Deltaproteobacteria bacterium:
AGACCGCCGAAGAACTGCTCGCGCGCCACGCCACCTCCGGCGTCGACATCACCGTCGTCGACCGCGAAGGACCGGCGACGCAAGTGATCCAGGACGTCGCGCGGGCCGGTAACTACGACTTGATCGCGATGGGCAGCCATGGCCGCCGCGGCCTGCGCCGGTTCATCCTCGGCTCCGTCGCCGAGGCAACCGTGCGCTATGCGCCGTGCTCGGTGTTGGTCGTCCACCCGGAGCGCGGCGCGGCCTCGGAACGCGACGCCCAGGAGGCCTGACGTGCCGTACCGGCGCATCCTGGTCCCGACCGACTTCTCGGCGACAGCCGAGCGGGCGGCGGCGCTCGCGGCCGCGCTCGCCCGCCGCGACGGCGCGGAACTGACTTTGCTGCACGTGAGCCCGATGGCCGACTTCGCGTTCATGGCGGTCGAGCCGATCTATTTACCGGAAGAACTGTGGGAGCGGCTGTGGGACCGCGAGGTCGCCCACATCCAACGCGAGCTGGACGACCTGCAAGCCAAGCTCGAGCGCGGCGCCGGCGGCGAACTCACCGTGCGCACGACCTATCGGCGAGGCGATCCGGCCGTGCGGATCGCCGCCGAGGCGCGGGAAGGCTGCGCAGACCTCATCGTCATGGGGACGCGCGGCGCCGGCGGCGGACTGCGACACCTGTTCGGCGGGGTCGCCGAAGCCGTCGCCCGCACGGCGCCGTGCCCCGTGTTTCTCGCGACCGCCAGCGCCCCCGCGCAGCCGCCGAGCCACGCGCTCGCCTGCATCGACTACTCCGCGTTCTCCGAGCCGGTCCTCGAGCAGGCCGCCGCCCTCGTCGGCGCACGCGGGACGCTCACCTGCCTGCACGTGTGGCAACACCCGCCGCTGATCGCCGCCGAGCCGCTGGCCGAGTTCACCGCCGAGATCGAGCGCGCCCGGGCAGCCGAGGCCCGCCGGCTCGCTGAGTTCGTCGACAGCTCGCCGGCGGGCGACCTGTGCGCCGCCAAGCGGTTCGAGATCGGCAGCCCGGCGCGCACGATCCTCGAGACGGCCGAGGAGGTGAAAGCCGACGTCATCGCTCTCGGTTCGCACGGCCGCCGCGGCGTCGAGCGCATCATCGGCACGGTCGCCGACCGCGTGCTGCGCAACGCGGACGTCCCGGTGCTGATGGTGCCGGAGGCATCGCTCGAAGGTGGCCGGGAAGCGGCGGACGACGCCGCTGGGGAGGAACCGGAGGACACCGATGCCCGCTGACCTGCTGCGAGAACACGAGTACGTCAGGACGTTGTTCGACCGCCTTCGCGCGGTCCTCGCCGCGCCCGACGACTGCCTGCCCGCCGCGCGCTGGCAGCGGTTGCTCGACCACGAGTTGCGCGCGCTGCGGTCGGCTCTGGCGCGGCACTTCCGCCACGAGGAACACGGCGAGTATCTCAAGCCGGTTCGGCACCGCCGGCCGACGCTCGCCCCCAAGCTGGCCGACCTGCAGGCTCAGCATGCGGTGTTCCGCTCGACAGTCGACGAGTTGATCGCCGCGAACGCCGCCGGAACGCCTCGCGCGGAGCTGCGCCCGCGCATCGAAGCGCTGCTGGCTCGCCTGAGCGCGCACGAGGCGGCCGAGACGGAGCTGCTCCAGGAAGCGCTGGCCGTAGACCTGGGCGGCGGCGACTGAACTGACCGGAGGAGGGCCGTGGAGACGATCCTGATCGCAACCGATTTTTCGCCCGAGGCGTCGAGCGCCTTCGCGCACGGCGTCGCCATCGCGCGGCAGACCGGCGCGCCCGTCCTGCTCGTCCACGTACTCGATCCCGACGAACGCGACCACTACGATGCTGCGCACGAGCAGCTCGCGCAAATACAAGCGCGCGCGGCGGACTCCGGCGTGCATGCAGACATCCGCATCGTGATCGGTCACGCCGACACGGCGCTGCCAGATACCGCCCGCGATGCGGGCGCCAGACTCATCGCCGTCGGCACCCACGGGCGGACCGGCATTCGCCGGTTCCTGATGGGCAGCGTCGCCGAGCGGGTCGTGCGGTCGGCCGGCGTCGACGTGCTCGTCGCACGCGGCGCCGCGCCCGCGGGCGGCTATCGGCGCGTGCTCGTCCCCATCGACTTCTCCCCGCTGTCCGAAGCCGCGCTCGACCGCGCCGCCCTGCTGGTCGCCGGCGACGGCGCGATCGACCTGTTCCACGCCTGGCAGCTGCCGGGCGCCGCCTCCGGCTACTGGGGACCCGCGGCCGACGGGGGCGAACTGCTCGCCCCGCTGCGCGACGACCTGCGGAAGGCGATCGAGGCGCAGGCGGCCGCGTGGATCGAGCGCCACCGCGAACTCGCCGGCCGGCTCACGTTCAGCCATACGGAGGACGTGCCGACTCACGCGATCCGCAAGCGGCTCGACGACCACGACTACGATCTGGTCGTCATGGGCAGCCACGGGCGTCGCGGAGTACGGCGCTGGGTGCTCGGCTCCGTCGCCGAACTCACCGTCCGCTATGCGCCGGTCTCGGTGTACGTCGTCCACGCGGCGGACACCGGCCAGTAGGAGACAGACAATGCTTCGCGTCCGCGACATCATGACCCGGCACGTTCTGACGCTGCGCGCATCGGCGTCGGTGCGGTCCGCCGCGTGGAGTCTGCACACGGCGCACGTATCCGGCGCTCCCGTGCGCGACAACGACGGCAACGTCGTCGGGGTCTTGTCGACGACCGACTTGAGCGCCCTCGCCCGCGCCGGAGACGATCCCGAACTCGTTTCGATCGCGGACGCGATGACCCCGGTGGTGTGGTCCATTCATCCGGACGCGCCCGCGATCGACGCCGTGCGCATGATGGTCGCCCGCGGCATCCACCGCGTGCTCGCCGTACGCCGTCCCGGCGAGGTCGAGGGGATCGTGACCGCGATGGACGTCCTACGCGCGCTGGCCGACGGCCACACGTTTTCC
Protein-coding regions in this window:
- a CDS encoding hemerythrin domain-containing protein → MPADLLREHEYVRTLFDRLRAVLAAPDDCLPAARWQRLLDHELRALRSALARHFRHEEHGEYLKPVRHRRPTLAPKLADLQAQHAVFRSTVDELIAANAAGTPRAELRPRIEALLARLSAHEAAETELLQEALAVDLGGGD
- a CDS encoding universal stress protein, with translation METILIATDFSPEASSAFAHGVAIARQTGAPVLLVHVLDPDERDHYDAAHEQLAQIQARAADSGVHADIRIVIGHADTALPDTARDAGARLIAVGTHGRTGIRRFLMGSVAERVVRSAGVDVLVARGAAPAGGYRRVLVPIDFSPLSEAALDRAALLVAGDGAIDLFHAWQLPGAASGYWGPAADGGELLAPLRDDLRKAIEAQAAAWIERHRELAGRLTFSHTEDVPTHAIRKRLDDHDYDLVVMGSHGRRGVRRWVLGSVAELTVRYAPVSVYVVHAADTGQ
- a CDS encoding universal stress protein → MAAAACAGSSSAPSPRQPCAMRRARCWSSTRSAARPRNATPRRPDVPYRRILVPTDFSATAERAAALAAALARRDGAELTLLHVSPMADFAFMAVEPIYLPEELWERLWDREVAHIQRELDDLQAKLERGAGGELTVRTTYRRGDPAVRIAAEAREGCADLIVMGTRGAGGGLRHLFGGVAEAVARTAPCPVFLATASAPAQPPSHALACIDYSAFSEPVLEQAAALVGARGTLTCLHVWQHPPLIAAEPLAEFTAEIERARAAEARRLAEFVDSSPAGDLCAAKRFEIGSPARTILETAEEVKADVIALGSHGRRGVERIIGTVADRVLRNADVPVLMVPEASLEGGREAADDAAGEEPEDTDAR
- a CDS encoding CBS domain-containing protein encodes the protein MRRSRCTSSTRRTPASRRQTMLRVRDIMTRHVLTLRASASVRSAAWSLHTAHVSGAPVRDNDGNVVGVLSTTDLSALARAGDDPELVSIADAMTPVVWSIHPDAPAIDAVRMMVARGIHRVLAVRRPGEVEGIVTAMDVLRALADGHTFSESTAKGDADAEQATDGR